The Actinomycetota bacterium genome has a window encoding:
- a CDS encoding NlpC/P60 family protein translates to MGICFILVSLPAGCTLVLAAAGGAITAASVDPDCLSETTSDRSSCAPDFSDSGGAAISGRDPDIVPGPDPLATTAVQAAIDAVSRHGRYIAEGNGPVDFDCSGLTAFAWRAAGVSIVDYSYTQWNHTRRIPRELLAPGDLVFWFGEEVHHVAIVVAVTGARVQIAEAANPDVGVRIRDLGDSWDQAYLTGYGRVIR, encoded by the coding sequence ATGGGCATCTGTTTTATCTTGGTTTCTTTACCCGCTGGATGCACGCTTGTCTTGGCTGCGGCTGGCGGTGCCATTACCGCCGCGAGCGTTGACCCTGACTGCTTATCGGAAACCACTTCGGATCGTTCGTCCTGTGCTCCGGATTTCTCCGATTCTGGAGGTGCCGCGATCTCTGGGCGGGATCCAGACATCGTCCCCGGCCCCGATCCACTCGCGACCACAGCCGTCCAAGCGGCAATCGACGCTGTTAGCCGACATGGACGCTACATCGCAGAGGGCAACGGTCCGGTGGACTTTGACTGCTCGGGTTTGACTGCATTCGCGTGGCGAGCAGCGGGAGTGTCCATCGTGGATTACTCGTACACGCAGTGGAACCACACCCGACGCATCCCCCGTGAGTTACTCGCGCCGGGTGATTTGGTGTTCTGGTTCGGCGAAGAGGTCCACCATGTTGCAATCGTCGTAGCGGTGACTGGCGCGCGCGTGCAGATCGCGGAGGCGGCGAATCCTGATGTCGGTGTTCGCATTCGTGATCTTGGGGATTCTTGGGATCAGGCGTACCTGACTGGATACGGGCGTGTGATCCGTTGA
- the lspA gene encoding signal peptidase II — MAVAGIAILADWTIKTLVVEGLSNGSSIDLRFINIKLAYNPGIAFSLGSWLPPIVVTIGTGIIISGGFILLVLRARTLNAVSTAGAALLLGGALGNFIDRLDGQGVVDYFHTGWFATFNLADALITVGVVLLAVGLFTNGPRQTKWATDSSDHDAMHRPRATDTIIGVDGRDDSATSN; from the coding sequence TTGGCCGTCGCTGGGATCGCCATACTGGCGGACTGGACAATAAAGACGCTCGTCGTCGAGGGCCTCAGTAACGGCTCCTCAATCGACCTGAGGTTCATCAATATCAAACTCGCCTACAACCCTGGTATCGCATTCAGCCTCGGATCGTGGCTGCCGCCGATAGTGGTCACTATAGGCACAGGCATCATCATCAGTGGCGGTTTCATACTACTTGTCCTGCGCGCCCGAACTCTGAACGCAGTCTCAACTGCCGGCGCAGCCCTGTTGCTAGGTGGAGCTCTAGGCAATTTCATCGATCGACTCGACGGGCAAGGCGTTGTTGACTACTTCCACACCGGTTGGTTCGCAACATTCAACCTCGCCGACGCACTCATCACTGTGGGCGTCGTACTTTTGGCCGTCGGACTGTTCACGAATGGCCCTAGACAAACGAAATGGGCAACTGACTCCAGTGATCACGATGCAATGCATCGCCCGCGGGCTACAGACACAATCATCGGCGTTGATGGGCGCGACGATTCCGCGACGAGCAATTGA